A window of the Cellvibrio sp. pealriver genome harbors these coding sequences:
- the napA gene encoding nitrate reductase catalytic subunit NapA, which yields MNISRRLFAKANAAAVAAAAIGLPVPASASNLITNRELTNLQWNKAPCRFCGTGCGVMVATKDNRVVATHGDVKAEVNRGLNCAKGYFLSKIMYGSDRLHEPLLRMKNGKYDKNGDFTPVSWDAAFDIMAQKMKEAIAQHGPESIAMLGSGQWTVWEAYAASKLFKGGLRSNNLDPNARHCMASAVTGFMRTFGMDEPMGCYDDFEAADAFVLWGSNMAEMHPILWSRITDRRMSFPHVQVAVLSPYETRSFDLADVPLIFKPNTDLIILNYIANHIIQSGKVNQEFVKKYTRFAKGQDDIGYGLRAEDPRQKNAKGAEKANTWSDITFEDFANFVKPYTLEHTAKETGVAPEHLKRLADIYADPKIKVMSLWTMGFNQHTRGTWANNMVYNLHLLTGKIAEPGNSPFSLTGQPSACGSAREVGTFAHRLPADLLVANPKHRAIAEKIWKLPEGTVPDKIGFAAVTQSRKLKDGVIRFYWTQVCNNMQAGPNIAQEILPGWRNPDAFVVVSDVYPTVSAQAADLILPSAMWVEKEGAYGNAERRTQFWHQLVKAPGDAKSDLWQLIEFSKRINTNDVWPEALLSKAPEYKNKSLYQILFTNGQVNQFANSERDAAYLNSEADAFGFYIQKGLFEEYAQFGRGHGHDLADFNAYHNARGLRWPVVDGKETRWRYREGHDPYVEKGTGVQFYGHPDKRAIIFALPYEPPAESPDQEYPFWLSTGRVLEHWHTGTMTNRVEELHAAVPNALVYMNHEDAEAMGVRRGSEVRVISRRGAVRVRVETRGRVKPPRGLIFIPFFDATRLVNNVTLDATDPISLQTDFKKCAVKIELINLA from the coding sequence ATGAATATTTCACGCCGTTTATTTGCCAAAGCTAATGCTGCTGCAGTAGCGGCAGCCGCGATTGGTTTACCTGTTCCCGCAAGCGCGAGTAATTTAATTACCAACCGCGAACTCACTAATTTGCAATGGAACAAAGCGCCTTGCCGTTTTTGCGGCACTGGTTGCGGCGTAATGGTGGCCACCAAAGACAATCGTGTCGTTGCGACCCACGGCGATGTAAAAGCCGAAGTGAACCGCGGATTGAATTGTGCGAAGGGTTATTTCCTTTCCAAAATTATGTACGGCAGTGACCGCTTGCATGAACCGCTGCTGCGCATGAAAAATGGCAAATACGATAAAAATGGTGATTTCACTCCCGTGAGTTGGGATGCCGCGTTTGACATCATGGCGCAAAAAATGAAAGAGGCCATCGCACAGCACGGCCCGGAAAGTATCGCCATGCTCGGCTCCGGCCAATGGACGGTATGGGAAGCTTACGCGGCAAGTAAATTATTCAAAGGCGGTTTGCGCTCCAATAATCTCGACCCTAACGCGCGCCACTGTATGGCCTCAGCGGTAACCGGTTTTATGCGCACCTTTGGCATGGATGAACCCATGGGCTGCTACGACGATTTTGAAGCTGCCGATGCGTTTGTGCTCTGGGGTTCAAACATGGCAGAGATGCATCCGATTTTGTGGAGCCGCATCACCGACCGGCGCATGTCGTTTCCCCATGTGCAAGTCGCGGTGTTATCGCCTTATGAGACACGCAGTTTTGACTTGGCCGATGTGCCACTTATTTTCAAACCCAATACCGATTTAATTATTTTGAATTACATCGCCAACCACATTATCCAAAGTGGAAAAGTGAATCAGGAGTTTGTGAAAAAGTACACGCGTTTTGCCAAAGGGCAAGACGATATTGGTTATGGCTTGCGCGCTGAAGATCCACGCCAGAAGAACGCTAAAGGTGCCGAAAAAGCCAATACCTGGAGCGATATTACCTTTGAGGATTTTGCCAATTTTGTAAAACCCTACACGCTCGAACACACCGCCAAAGAAACCGGTGTTGCGCCCGAACATTTAAAACGTCTTGCCGATATTTATGCCGACCCGAAAATAAAAGTGATGTCACTGTGGACGATGGGTTTTAACCAACACACCCGCGGCACTTGGGCTAACAACATGGTGTACAACCTGCATTTGTTGACCGGAAAAATTGCCGAACCGGGCAACAGCCCCTTTTCATTGACCGGCCAACCTTCCGCTTGCGGCTCCGCGCGCGAAGTGGGCACCTTTGCACATCGTTTGCCTGCCGATTTGTTAGTCGCCAACCCTAAACACCGCGCGATTGCAGAAAAAATCTGGAAATTACCCGAGGGCACTGTACCCGATAAAATCGGTTTTGCAGCGGTAACCCAAAGCCGCAAATTAAAAGACGGCGTCATCCGTTTTTATTGGACGCAAGTGTGCAACAACATGCAGGCCGGGCCGAATATCGCCCAGGAAATTTTACCCGGCTGGCGCAACCCCGATGCGTTTGTGGTGGTGTCAGATGTGTACCCCACCGTTTCTGCACAAGCAGCCGATTTAATTCTGCCCAGCGCCATGTGGGTAGAAAAAGAAGGTGCCTATGGCAACGCTGAACGGCGCACACAATTTTGGCATCAATTAGTCAAAGCGCCGGGCGATGCAAAATCAGACTTATGGCAACTGATTGAATTTTCCAAACGCATCAATACCAATGATGTCTGGCCAGAAGCATTACTCAGCAAAGCACCCGAGTATAAAAATAAATCCCTCTATCAAATTTTATTTACCAATGGCCAGGTCAACCAATTTGCCAACAGTGAGCGCGATGCAGCGTATTTAAATAGCGAAGCCGATGCGTTTGGTTTTTATATCCAAAAAGGTTTGTTTGAAGAGTACGCACAATTCGGACGCGGCCACGGCCATGACCTTGCCGATTTTAATGCGTACCACAATGCGCGCGGTTTGCGTTGGCCAGTGGTAGACGGAAAAGAAACGCGCTGGCGTTATCGCGAAGGTCATGATCCCTATGTGGAAAAAGGTACAGGTGTGCAGTTTTATGGTCACCCCGACAAACGCGCCATTATTTTTGCATTGCCGTACGAGCCGCCTGCGGAATCGCCCGATCAGGAATATCCATTCTGGTTGAGTACTGGCCGCGTACTGGAGCACTGGCACACCGGCACCATGACCAACCGCGTCGAAGAATTGCACGCAGCGGTGCCCAATGCGCTGGTGTATATGAACCACGAAGATGCTGAAGCGATGGGAGTCAGGCGCGGCAGCGAAGTGCGGGTAATTAGCAGACGCGGCGCTGTACGTGTGCGCGTGGAAACACGCGGCCGGGTAAAACCACCACGCGGTTTGATATTCATTCCGTTCTTCGATGCAACCCGGTTGGTCAATAACGTCACACTCGACGCAACCGATCCGATTTCACTGCAAACCGATTTTAAAAAATGCGCGGTGAAAATCGAACTGATCAATTTGGCGTGA
- a CDS encoding periplasmic nitrate reductase, NapE protein — translation MQDKQHQATPLTAEQQVEKKKEWRLYIFIIVFLFPILTVAIVGAMGFSIWFYQLMMGPPGPH, via the coding sequence ATGCAGGATAAGCAACATCAGGCGACACCGCTCACCGCTGAACAGCAAGTAGAAAAAAAGAAAGAGTGGCGGCTGTATATTTTTATCATCGTCTTTTTATTCCCCATACTCACGGTTGCTATTGTGGGCGCAATGGGTTTTTCCATTTGGTTTTACCAACTCATGATGGGGCCACCCGGGCCGCACTGA
- a CDS encoding SufE family protein, which translates to MIPRDDLSQINLDELKAAINWQQQYKLIIQWGKLIQPKADIRLPTNLIKGCEIPVWLAHEQQGEQHYLGFDSDSSVMNGLAALLLVQVNGKTRTELAGLDLQHALRVLGLEKHLTPSRNNGLQAIIAQIEECYLQRSPAQHHRQ; encoded by the coding sequence GTGATTCCCCGCGATGACCTGAGCCAGATCAATCTGGATGAACTAAAAGCCGCAATCAATTGGCAGCAGCAATACAAACTGATCATCCAATGGGGCAAATTAATCCAGCCCAAAGCGGATATCCGTTTACCCACCAACCTGATCAAAGGCTGCGAAATTCCTGTATGGCTGGCGCATGAGCAGCAAGGCGAGCAGCATTATCTCGGGTTTGATTCCGACAGCAGTGTCATGAATGGTTTGGCCGCATTGTTACTGGTACAGGTCAATGGAAAAACCCGCACAGAATTGGCGGGTTTGGATTTGCAGCACGCGCTGCGTGTTCTGGGATTGGAAAAACACCTGACCCCATCGCGCAATAATGGTTTGCAGGCGATTATTGCGCAGATTGAAGAGTGTTATCTGCAGCGCTCTCCTGCACAACACCATCGGCAATAA
- the tcdA gene encoding tRNA cyclic N6-threonylcarbamoyladenosine(37) synthase TcdA has protein sequence MNRSPSPAYLQRFGGIARLYGESALTALHNAHFAVVGLGGVGTWVAEALARSGVGELTLVEMDEVCVTNTNRQSHALQSTIGQSKNQVISARLRDINPDIIIHSVEDFIDDQNIHQLLGKQHHVIIDAIDAAHLKARLVAYCSAVKIRLIVIGSSGGKRDLQRITVDDLARAQNDPMLHKIRQQLYRHFNFARDTKRKFRVDAVYSDEQMVYPKPDGSVCQTKQHLQDGVKLDCTGGFGSSMMVTATFGLLAASRAIERYLNQQH, from the coding sequence TTACGGCGAAAGCGCACTAACGGCATTGCACAACGCCCATTTTGCTGTTGTCGGCTTGGGCGGTGTGGGCACTTGGGTAGCTGAGGCTCTGGCGCGTTCGGGGGTGGGTGAGCTTACGCTGGTCGAGATGGACGAGGTGTGTGTCACCAACACCAATCGCCAATCCCATGCTTTGCAATCGACCATCGGTCAATCCAAAAACCAGGTCATTAGCGCACGCCTGCGCGACATTAACCCGGACATCATCATTCACTCGGTAGAAGACTTTATCGATGACCAAAATATTCACCAGCTGCTGGGCAAACAGCACCATGTGATTATTGATGCGATAGATGCCGCGCATTTAAAAGCACGGCTGGTGGCCTATTGCTCGGCAGTAAAAATTCGCCTGATTGTGATTGGTTCATCCGGTGGTAAGCGCGATTTGCAGCGCATTACCGTGGATGATTTGGCGCGTGCGCAAAATGACCCCATGCTGCACAAAATTCGCCAGCAGTTGTATCGCCACTTTAATTTTGCACGCGATACCAAACGCAAATTCCGTGTGGATGCCGTTTATTCCGATGAGCAAATGGTTTATCCAAAACCCGATGGCAGCGTATGCCAAACCAAACAACATTTGCAGGATGGCGTAAAACTGGATTGCACCGGCGGTTTTGGCTCCAGCATGATGGTGACAGCAACGTTCGGTTTACTCGCGGCATCGCGCGCGATTGAGCGCTACCTTAATCAGCAGCACTAA
- a CDS encoding chaperone NapD: MNHPAKPTIASTHTIPLRDLTQIPAQLHIASLIAHVRPEQLAAIRNWLLAQTSIHNSIHIEIHAENAQGKLVLVTESEAEKAIVNFLDDLRAQPGVLNAALVYHEYLSAQDLEGEAQDDLQPEENAQ; encoded by the coding sequence ATGAATCACCCAGCAAAACCAACCATCGCCTCAACACACACCATCCCTTTACGTGACCTCACGCAAATTCCTGCGCAATTGCATATTGCCAGTTTAATCGCCCATGTGCGCCCCGAACAATTGGCAGCTATACGCAATTGGCTACTCGCACAAACATCTATTCACAATTCAATCCACATTGAAATACACGCTGAAAATGCGCAGGGAAAATTGGTGTTAGTGACCGAAAGCGAAGCAGAAAAAGCGATTGTGAATTTTTTGGATGATCTGCGCGCGCAGCCTGGTGTACTCAATGCCGCGCTGGTGTACCACGAGTATTTGTCTGCGCAGGATCTAGAGGGCGAGGCTCAAGACGATTTGCAACCGGAGGAAAACGCGCAATGA
- a CDS encoding cytochrome c3 family protein, translating to MWTLIKDYWQRFKRPATYIGMGTLSMGGFIAGIIFWGGFNTALELTNTEQFCIGCHEMKNNPYQELASTIHYTNRSGVRAMCSDCHVPHDWTDKIARKMQASKEVWGKIFGTINTRDKFLAKRRELAEREWARLKANDSLECRNCHALESMDFTQQSPRAQAMHSTLLASGEKTCIDCHKGIAHHLPDMAGVPMVTQVWQDKMMEERLQEPWQQSIAQVIADGVVQESAADNTLQSAQ from the coding sequence ATGTGGACATTGATTAAAGATTACTGGCAGCGATTCAAACGCCCCGCCACTTACATCGGCATGGGCACTTTAAGTATGGGCGGTTTTATTGCCGGGATTATTTTTTGGGGCGGATTTAACACCGCACTCGAACTGACCAATACCGAACAATTTTGTATTGGCTGCCACGAAATGAAAAATAATCCCTATCAGGAATTGGCCAGCACCATCCACTACACCAACCGCTCCGGCGTGCGCGCCATGTGCTCAGACTGCCATGTACCCCATGATTGGACAGACAAAATTGCGCGCAAAATGCAGGCATCAAAAGAAGTCTGGGGAAAAATATTTGGCACCATCAACACGCGCGATAAATTTCTCGCTAAACGGCGTGAATTGGCCGAGCGCGAATGGGCGCGCCTGAAAGCGAATGATTCATTGGAGTGCCGCAATTGCCACGCGCTGGAATCCATGGACTTCACCCAGCAGTCGCCACGCGCGCAAGCCATGCATTCCACCCTGCTCGCCAGCGGTGAAAAAACCTGTATCGATTGCCACAAAGGCATCGCACACCATTTACCCGATATGGCCGGTGTACCTATGGTGACGCAAGTGTGGCAAGACAAAATGATGGAAGAGCGCTTGCAGGAGCCTTGGCAACAATCAATCGCCCAGGTTATTGCCGATGGTGTTGTGCAGGAGAGCGCTGCAGATAACACTCTTCAATCTGCGCAATAA
- a CDS encoding nitrate reductase cytochrome c-type subunit yields the protein MKKILFALSIFCACCITFINANAQQNVNAQQHAEPVIANMAAKLDAPAPDGIRPGGTLNQELPAPKIPRDRISAEPANRNYPEQPPMIPHNIRGYQIDKNFNMCLSCHSRSASPQTGAPMVSITHFYDRDGQALAAVSPRRYFCVQCHLPQADVKPARTNNYQSIDALLQNSSGE from the coding sequence ATGAAAAAAATTCTATTCGCTCTCAGCATCTTCTGCGCGTGTTGTATCACCTTTATTAATGCGAATGCGCAACAAAATGTGAATGCGCAACAACACGCTGAACCCGTGATCGCCAATATGGCCGCAAAGTTGGATGCGCCCGCACCCGATGGCATTCGCCCCGGTGGCACCTTGAATCAGGAATTACCCGCACCGAAAATTCCGCGTGACCGCATCAGTGCTGAACCGGCTAACCGCAATTATCCGGAACAGCCGCCGATGATTCCGCACAATATCCGCGGTTACCAAATCGATAAAAATTTTAATATGTGCCTGAGTTGCCACAGCCGTAGCGCCAGCCCGCAAACCGGTGCACCCATGGTGAGTATCACCCATTTTTATGACCGCGATGGACAGGCGCTCGCGGCCGTTTCACCGCGCCGTTATTTTTGTGTGCAATGCCATTTACCCCAAGCCGATGTAAAACCGGCACGCACCAATAATTACCAAAGTATTGATGCGCTTTTGCAAAATAGCAGCGGGGAGTAA